The following are encoded in a window of Roseimaritima ulvae genomic DNA:
- a CDS encoding SNF2-related protein yields the protein MDSTLTIRCADEFTPKLMTDGRELFRRGCVEIRDIGTHGAKAYVRGRKSPFYVVGLSFEDLDLHELGASCECARWERGYPCKHVWALITACGTHGIGRDRDDPLVIFECDPSAIQIGDSVLAENGGGGRSKAGGRKKKRGAPRWRQQLEAISDSSRDYDQSFEPEFHTQVLTDVQHWFVINLADQVEQDELHIKLFQATKKKDGHWSKLKPASIRVGDIDKLRDPSERAALRLLRPINTNSYGYGSYGEYMATGLFQVRRDTAAMTMQTLAETGRLVWSLEATRSVLDPQPLSWDEADPYSLSVQIAPHVGDDGKTRVRVEPALVRGEQRLPIAEVLAATDSGVILLADRACPLQPEQAAAVRRWQATETIDVPLPSLPTLMDAAVSWLGVDLELHPELPLEMDCPQPQPRLHLSSPDAHQSRLHAEVLMVYGEETIHHASPQRMRWDRQAKRLMQRDLEAEQRHVSLLPAEVFRRSSFNGLEIQRESLPGLVAELSAAGWEVIADGNVMRRAGSFNVAVESGQDWFDLNASADFDGVTASLPELLAALRKGQDFIVLDDGSHGMLPEQWLSQFADLDKTGEVTDESIRFTKTQALLLDAMLSEQEDVSLDRAFNAWCEKLNSFSGIEPVDAPEGFTGTLREYQQLGLGWFQFLQDFRLGGCLADDMGLGKTIQVLAMLEQRRSRRLQKGETRLPSLIVVPKSLVFNWMEEAAKFAPQLKMLNYTGTGRELLRDQLGDCDCVVTTYGTLRNDAAFIREQPFDYAILDEAQAIKNPRSLAAKATRLVNSEHRLAMTGTPVENHLGDLWSLFDFLNPGMLGQTVGAAGSGAGAESEERLGHIAKALRPFILRRTKEQVLTELPQKTEQTLYCDMEPKQSKMYNELRDHYRAVISKKVETDGLAKSKIHVLEALLRLRQAACDPRLVNPDAKVTGAKIARLVEQLQEVVSEGHKALVFSQFTSLLSLVRGELDKDGMQYEYLDGKTRHRAEHVKRFQEQDDCSLFLISLKAGGHGLNLTAADYVFILDPWWNPAVEAQAIDRAHRMGQTKPVMAYRMICRGTVEEKIVELQASKRKLADAIISQEKSLISNLSSEDLKMLFA from the coding sequence ATGGATTCCACTCTGACCATTCGTTGTGCTGACGAATTCACTCCCAAGTTGATGACCGACGGCAGGGAGTTATTTCGGCGGGGCTGCGTCGAAATCCGTGACATCGGTACGCACGGTGCAAAAGCTTACGTCCGCGGCCGGAAGTCTCCCTTCTATGTGGTGGGGTTGTCGTTTGAGGACCTAGACCTCCATGAATTGGGGGCTAGCTGTGAGTGTGCACGTTGGGAACGAGGGTATCCGTGCAAGCACGTTTGGGCGTTGATCACGGCTTGTGGAACGCACGGCATCGGTAGGGATCGCGACGACCCTTTGGTGATCTTCGAGTGTGATCCGAGTGCGATCCAGATCGGCGATTCCGTGCTGGCCGAAAACGGCGGCGGAGGGCGTTCGAAAGCCGGCGGTCGCAAGAAGAAACGCGGTGCGCCGCGGTGGCGGCAGCAGTTGGAAGCCATTTCGGATTCTTCGCGGGATTACGACCAATCTTTTGAACCCGAGTTTCACACTCAAGTGCTTACCGATGTTCAGCACTGGTTTGTGATCAATCTGGCAGACCAAGTTGAGCAGGATGAGCTGCACATCAAACTGTTTCAGGCGACCAAAAAGAAAGACGGTCACTGGAGTAAGTTGAAGCCGGCGAGTATCCGCGTCGGCGACATTGACAAACTCCGTGACCCCTCCGAACGAGCCGCGCTGCGGTTGCTGCGTCCGATCAACACCAACAGCTACGGCTACGGATCCTACGGCGAGTATATGGCGACGGGGCTGTTTCAGGTGCGCCGCGACACCGCGGCCATGACGATGCAAACGCTGGCCGAAACGGGCCGCTTGGTGTGGTCACTCGAAGCGACTCGCAGCGTGCTGGACCCGCAACCGTTGAGCTGGGATGAAGCGGATCCCTATTCGTTATCGGTGCAGATCGCACCGCATGTTGGTGACGACGGCAAGACGCGGGTTCGTGTGGAGCCGGCGTTGGTCCGTGGCGAGCAGCGATTGCCGATTGCCGAGGTGTTGGCCGCCACCGACAGCGGCGTGATATTGCTGGCCGACCGAGCCTGTCCGCTGCAACCCGAGCAGGCCGCCGCGGTGCGTCGTTGGCAGGCCACCGAAACGATCGATGTGCCGCTGCCCAGTTTGCCCACGCTGATGGATGCCGCCGTTTCCTGGCTCGGCGTCGACTTGGAGTTGCACCCGGAGCTGCCGCTGGAGATGGACTGTCCTCAGCCGCAGCCGCGGCTGCATCTGTCCAGTCCTGACGCCCACCAGTCGCGACTGCACGCGGAAGTGCTGATGGTTTACGGCGAAGAGACGATCCACCACGCCTCGCCGCAGCGGATGCGTTGGGATCGTCAGGCCAAGCGTTTGATGCAGCGAGATCTGGAGGCGGAGCAGCGTCATGTGTCGCTGTTGCCGGCCGAAGTGTTTCGTCGCAGTTCGTTCAACGGTTTGGAGATTCAGCGAGAATCGCTGCCGGGCCTGGTTGCGGAGCTTTCTGCCGCCGGTTGGGAAGTCATCGCCGATGGTAATGTGATGCGTCGCGCCGGCAGCTTCAACGTGGCCGTCGAATCCGGTCAGGACTGGTTCGACCTCAACGCTTCGGCGGATTTCGATGGCGTCACGGCTTCCTTGCCGGAACTGTTGGCCGCGCTGCGAAAAGGTCAGGATTTCATCGTCTTGGACGACGGCTCGCATGGCATGCTGCCCGAGCAATGGCTGTCGCAGTTCGCCGATTTGGATAAGACGGGCGAAGTCACCGACGAGTCGATTCGGTTCACCAAGACGCAGGCCTTGTTACTCGATGCCATGCTGTCGGAGCAGGAAGATGTTTCACTGGACCGGGCCTTCAACGCCTGGTGCGAAAAGCTGAATTCATTCAGCGGGATTGAGCCCGTCGATGCTCCCGAAGGTTTTACCGGGACGCTGCGTGAGTACCAGCAACTGGGGTTGGGTTGGTTTCAGTTCCTGCAGGATTTTCGGCTGGGCGGTTGCCTGGCCGACGACATGGGGCTTGGCAAAACGATTCAGGTTCTGGCGATGTTGGAGCAGCGCCGCAGCCGACGTCTGCAAAAGGGGGAAACACGCCTGCCTTCGTTGATCGTGGTGCCCAAGAGTCTGGTGTTTAACTGGATGGAGGAAGCCGCCAAGTTCGCTCCGCAGCTGAAGATGCTGAACTATACGGGCACGGGCCGCGAGCTGCTGCGAGACCAGCTTGGCGATTGTGATTGCGTCGTCACCACCTACGGAACGCTCCGCAACGACGCCGCTTTTATTCGCGAGCAGCCGTTTGACTACGCGATCCTCGACGAAGCCCAAGCGATCAAGAACCCTCGTTCGTTGGCCGCCAAAGCCACGCGGTTGGTGAACTCGGAACATCGGCTGGCGATGACCGGTACGCCTGTGGAAAACCATCTGGGCGATTTGTGGTCGCTGTTCGATTTCCTCAATCCGGGCATGTTGGGACAAACCGTCGGCGCGGCCGGTTCGGGGGCGGGAGCGGAAAGCGAAGAACGGTTGGGGCACATCGCCAAGGCCCTGCGTCCGTTTATTCTGCGCCGCACCAAAGAGCAGGTGTTGACGGAACTGCCGCAGAAAACCGAGCAGACGCTGTACTGCGATATGGAACCCAAGCAAAGCAAAATGTACAACGAGCTGCGCGATCACTACCGGGCCGTGATCAGTAAAAAGGTCGAAACGGATGGGCTGGCGAAAAGCAAAATCCATGTGCTCGAGGCGCTGCTGCGACTGCGGCAGGCGGCTTGCGATCCACGCTTGGTCAATCCCGACGCCAAGGTCACCGGCGCCAAGATCGCGCGACTGGTCGAGCAGTTGCAGGAAGTGGTCAGCGAAGGCCACAAGGCGCTGGTGTTCTCGCAGTTTACGAGCTTGTTGTCGCTGGTTCGTGGAGAGCTGGACAAGGACGGCATGCAGTACGAGTACCTGGACGGCAAGACTCGCCATCGTGCCGAACACGTCAAGCGGTTCCAAGAGCAGGATGATTGTTCGCTGTTCTTGATCAGTCTCAAAGCCGGCGGCCATGGCTTGAATCTGACCGCCGCCGATTACGTGTTTATCTTGGATCCCTGGTGGAACCCAGCCGTCGAAGCCCAAGCGATCGACCGCGCGCACCGCATGGGCCAGACCAAGCCGGTAATGGCTTATCGAATGATCTGCCGCGGCACGGTCGAAGAAAAGATCGTCGAACTGCAAGCTTCCAAACGCAAGCTAGCCGATGCGATCATCTCGCAAGAGAAGAGTTTGATCAGCAATCTGAGCAGCGAAGATCTGAAGATGTTGTTCGCGTAA
- a CDS encoding lysylphosphatidylglycerol synthase transmembrane domain-containing protein, giving the protein MTTTDPEATPQRSHSHRKRHLLTIVKFAVPVAIISFLLWKITPEQWQQLREQPKNYGLLAAALGVALAAMSLSFVRWCLLVRCQGIPLSMLEAFRLGAISNLLSFISAGSVGGDLFKAIFLARRSPGKRVEAVASVVVDRGSGLYGLLVIVSIALLVVAPSAEGQEGENLRNIGRAATGLLAIGTVVLAVLILGGKPIDRLIHWSESPTKAGRLVRRVAEPLRAFHAHPWGFLLSLLMSVGVQSMLVVSMFLVCRGMYGPSANPPTFEEHFVIVPVGVLASALPIAPAGMGVLEAAVEGMYRVVPAVPTAASGTLVALVFEVVKIVMAFIGVVFYWTAGREVRRSLEEAEEEGE; this is encoded by the coding sequence ATGACCACCACCGACCCCGAAGCGACTCCCCAACGCTCGCATTCTCACCGCAAACGGCACCTGCTGACGATCGTCAAATTCGCCGTCCCGGTGGCCATTATCAGCTTTCTGCTGTGGAAGATCACGCCCGAACAATGGCAGCAGCTTCGTGAACAGCCCAAAAACTACGGGTTGCTGGCTGCCGCGTTGGGGGTGGCGCTGGCGGCCATGAGTTTGTCGTTTGTGCGGTGGTGCCTGCTGGTCCGTTGCCAGGGCATTCCACTATCGATGTTGGAGGCCTTTCGGTTGGGGGCGATCAGCAATCTGTTGAGCTTTATTTCGGCCGGCAGCGTCGGCGGGGACTTATTCAAGGCCATCTTTCTGGCTCGTCGCAGCCCCGGAAAACGCGTCGAAGCGGTGGCATCGGTGGTCGTCGACCGCGGCTCCGGGTTGTACGGGTTGCTGGTCATCGTCAGCATCGCGCTGTTGGTGGTGGCGCCGTCCGCCGAGGGGCAGGAGGGCGAAAATCTGCGAAATATCGGCCGCGCCGCCACCGGGTTGTTGGCCATCGGAACAGTCGTACTGGCCGTTTTGATTCTGGGCGGCAAGCCCATCGATCGGCTGATCCATTGGTCGGAATCTCCGACCAAGGCCGGTCGCTTGGTGCGTCGCGTGGCCGAACCGCTACGGGCTTTCCACGCTCATCCCTGGGGGTTTCTGCTGTCGTTGCTGATGAGCGTCGGCGTGCAGTCGATGCTGGTCGTGAGCATGTTTTTGGTCTGCCGCGGGATGTACGGCCCCAGCGCCAATCCGCCCACGTTCGAAGAACATTTTGTGATCGTGCCGGTGGGGGTGTTAGCGTCAGCCCTGCCGATTGCACCCGCCGGAATGGGGGTCTTGGAAGCGGCCGTCGAAGGCATGTACCGCGTCGTGCCGGCGGTGCCCACCGCGGCGTCGGGGACGCTGGTGGCATTGGTGTTTGAGGTTGTGAAGATTGTGATGGCCTTTATCGGCGTGGTGTTCTACTGGACCGCGGGACGCGAGGTCCGGCGGTCTTTGGAAGAGGCCGAGGAGGAGGGGGAATAG
- a CDS encoding sulfatase family protein yields the protein MMFKPTLFLALLLLSAGPVLAARPNIVWIVVDDMSSHFGYQGEPLARTPNVDQLAREGVVFSQAYATAPVCSTFRSALITGIYQTSIGAHHHRSSRGEHKIALPGQVKTVPEMFRAAGYYTTNADASGGRWGKEDYNFIYNRSQLYDGFDYRDRKQDQPFFAQFQLRGGKLRNVDKWYEEAKSGLNGQLVDRSQVKLPPYYPNHPVIREDWAQYLDAVNYTDVEVGRILERLRADGVLDNTIVFFLTDHGISHARGKQFLYEEGILIPFVVWAPPGVELESAKSTEGVERDDLIAHIDLAATSLQLAGVQVPDWMEGRPLFGDRAKARNFVVSARDRCDETVDRIRSVRAGNFKYIRNDYPQRPYLQPCAYKDAKPFMPVLREWFAAGKLNPAQSLHLADSRPREELYDLTSDPWEIHNLAADPAYAQRLASMRATLEAWEVRTNDQGRTPESESVYDSEMAAYLRLGLRKRDPDYAAEVERNIRVMKAWQAAGK from the coding sequence ATGATGTTTAAGCCGACGTTGTTTCTAGCCCTATTGCTGTTGTCGGCCGGTCCCGTTCTGGCCGCCCGCCCCAACATCGTTTGGATTGTCGTCGACGACATGTCTTCGCACTTTGGTTATCAGGGCGAACCGCTGGCTCGGACCCCCAACGTCGACCAACTTGCTCGCGAAGGAGTGGTGTTTTCCCAGGCCTATGCGACGGCTCCGGTGTGTTCCACGTTTCGCTCGGCGTTGATCACCGGTATTTACCAAACCTCCATCGGAGCCCATCACCACCGCAGCTCTCGCGGCGAACACAAAATCGCTTTACCCGGCCAGGTAAAAACGGTTCCGGAGATGTTTCGCGCCGCCGGCTACTACACAACCAACGCCGATGCCAGCGGCGGGCGGTGGGGAAAGGAAGATTACAATTTCATCTATAACCGCTCGCAGCTGTACGATGGTTTTGACTATCGCGACCGCAAACAGGACCAACCGTTCTTCGCGCAGTTCCAGCTGCGAGGCGGCAAGTTGCGCAACGTCGACAAGTGGTATGAGGAAGCCAAGTCGGGGCTGAACGGTCAACTGGTCGATCGCAGCCAAGTCAAACTGCCACCGTATTACCCCAACCATCCGGTAATTCGCGAAGACTGGGCGCAATACCTCGACGCGGTGAATTATACCGATGTGGAAGTCGGGCGGATTCTGGAGCGACTGCGGGCCGATGGCGTGCTGGACAACACGATCGTGTTCTTCCTGACCGATCACGGAATCAGTCACGCTCGAGGCAAACAGTTCCTGTACGAAGAAGGCATCTTGATTCCGTTTGTCGTGTGGGCACCGCCCGGCGTCGAGCTCGAATCAGCGAAGTCTACCGAGGGCGTCGAACGAGATGATTTGATCGCGCATATTGATCTGGCCGCAACTTCGCTTCAACTGGCGGGCGTCCAAGTTCCCGACTGGATGGAGGGTCGCCCCTTGTTTGGCGACCGAGCCAAGGCCCGCAACTTCGTTGTCTCCGCCCGCGACCGCTGTGACGAAACCGTGGACCGCATTCGCAGCGTCCGCGCGGGCAACTTCAAGTACATTCGCAACGACTACCCGCAACGTCCCTACCTGCAGCCCTGTGCCTACAAGGACGCCAAGCCCTTTATGCCGGTGCTGCGTGAATGGTTCGCAGCGGGAAAACTGAACCCAGCCCAGTCGCTGCACTTGGCCGACTCGCGGCCCCGCGAAGAGTTGTACGACCTGACCTCGGACCCATGGGAAATACACAACTTGGCCGCGGACCCCGCCTACGCCCAACGCCTGGCGTCCATGCGGGCAACGCTCGAAGCCTGGGAAGTCCGCACGAACGACCAAGGCCGAACGCCGGAGAGCGAATCGGTGTACGATAGTGAGATGGCGGCTTACCTGCGTCTTGGACTGCGTAAACGGGACCCCGACTACGCTGCCGAAGTCGAACGCAACATCCGGGTGATGAAAGCCTGGCAGGCGGCAGGTAAGTAG
- a CDS encoding DUF1592 domain-containing protein — protein sequence MMLPRFLLLAATLFSTAAASAESLETDLAPILKQHCLHCHGPQEAQGKLRVDELTADFSDRDNAAAWIEVRNMIHLGEMPPADEPPLPAPAAEQLSGWITEQLSAAEHAQNSTGGRVLMRRLNRHEYTYSVADLLSMKFPVGESPLDVLPPDGTAEGFDKVSSALLLDPSLMTNYYRVARRIADRAIVDGPPEYPTETMQLEFEDIADSRAIRYLVRRLGMTPVPGGLELIEGNTRSFGLLNYPGQRGNNVAPTNGFYRFTLRAGGVPGADGQPPRLRLTQSHPDDAMELIMEVDITAPFDQPKEYSVVIPRDTLGGELSVKHLNATGLHMSQRPGENFMRRNSELGKTGDFAEVLRIDGRKVAEGWGGDRSTPDPDKLDVSTYPRAFLDYLEVEGPLYDQWPPKSHTNVLFRREDATEDLNYARAIFARLLPRAWRRPVAAEELEPILQVVATELEHGESFHEAIRVGLATTLTSPKFLYIVEPNRATAALPSPPRPLNDYELASRLSYFLWSSMPDDELFELAKQNRLNDAATLSAQVDRMLADPKAERFVDGFARQWLRTDTFLAFTPAEYLYREYDEALSDAVVREPLEFFRTILQEQLSVRNFIDSDFVVINKRLARHYGIDGVNGDAFRRVPLPVDSPRGGLLAMAGVHQAGSDGRRTKPIARAVYVREVLFNDPPDPPPPNVGEIEPNIRGQNLTVRERLIQHQQIDACAICHRSLDPYGLALENFNVIGAWRELQDGENFRGGDRPAIDPSGRLPNGAEFETFAEFRTHLLKQDDRFRRALAEKLLVYALGRPIEPSDDATLSQATDTMARGDDTLHTLIKSLVTSKVFATK from the coding sequence ATGATGCTGCCTCGTTTCCTTCTGCTCGCTGCGACGCTGTTTTCCACCGCAGCGGCATCGGCCGAAAGCTTGGAAACCGACCTGGCCCCCATTTTGAAACAGCATTGCCTTCACTGTCATGGACCGCAAGAGGCACAGGGCAAGCTGCGAGTCGACGAGCTGACGGCCGACTTCAGCGACCGCGATAACGCGGCAGCCTGGATCGAAGTGCGGAACATGATCCACCTGGGAGAAATGCCGCCCGCCGACGAGCCGCCGCTTCCGGCCCCCGCCGCTGAACAGTTGTCGGGTTGGATTACCGAGCAACTAAGCGCTGCCGAACATGCTCAAAACAGCACCGGCGGCCGCGTGCTGATGCGACGGCTGAATCGGCACGAATACACGTACAGCGTGGCGGATCTGCTGTCGATGAAATTCCCCGTGGGAGAAAGCCCCTTGGATGTGCTGCCACCGGACGGCACCGCGGAAGGCTTCGACAAAGTCAGCTCGGCACTGCTGCTCGACCCTTCCTTGATGACCAACTATTACCGCGTCGCCCGGCGCATCGCGGATCGCGCCATCGTCGACGGTCCGCCGGAATATCCCACCGAAACGATGCAGCTGGAGTTCGAAGATATCGCGGACAGTCGCGCGATACGCTATTTGGTTCGACGCCTGGGAATGACGCCCGTACCTGGCGGACTGGAACTGATCGAAGGTAACACGCGATCGTTCGGCTTGCTGAACTATCCCGGACAACGCGGCAACAACGTCGCACCGACCAACGGCTTCTATCGCTTTACGCTTCGCGCCGGCGGAGTCCCGGGCGCCGACGGCCAACCGCCACGACTGCGGCTCACCCAAAGCCACCCCGACGACGCGATGGAATTGATCATGGAGGTCGATATCACGGCCCCCTTCGATCAGCCGAAAGAATACTCGGTCGTCATCCCCCGCGATACGCTGGGCGGCGAGCTGAGTGTGAAGCACCTGAATGCTACCGGTCTGCACATGAGCCAACGGCCCGGCGAAAACTTTATGCGACGCAACTCGGAACTGGGCAAAACCGGCGATTTCGCCGAGGTCCTGCGGATCGACGGACGCAAAGTCGCTGAGGGCTGGGGCGGGGATCGCTCGACGCCGGATCCTGACAAGCTGGATGTATCGACATACCCCCGTGCGTTTCTGGATTATCTGGAAGTCGAAGGTCCGCTGTACGATCAGTGGCCTCCCAAGAGCCACACCAACGTCCTGTTCCGTCGCGAGGATGCGACCGAAGACCTTAATTACGCGCGCGCGATCTTCGCCCGCCTGCTGCCGCGTGCCTGGAGACGCCCCGTTGCAGCGGAGGAGCTCGAGCCCATCCTGCAAGTCGTCGCCACGGAATTGGAACATGGCGAATCATTTCACGAAGCCATCCGTGTCGGCTTGGCCACGACACTCACGTCGCCCAAGTTCCTGTACATCGTCGAACCGAACCGCGCCACCGCTGCCCTGCCCTCGCCTCCTCGGCCCCTAAACGATTACGAACTGGCTTCCCGGCTTTCTTACTTTTTGTGGAGTTCGATGCCGGACGACGAACTATTTGAACTGGCCAAGCAAAACCGTTTGAATGATGCGGCCACGCTTTCAGCCCAAGTGGATCGGATGTTGGCCGACCCAAAGGCCGAACGTTTTGTGGATGGCTTTGCACGGCAGTGGTTACGGACCGACACTTTCCTGGCCTTCACGCCGGCCGAATACCTTTATCGCGAGTACGACGAGGCGCTCAGCGACGCGGTCGTTCGCGAGCCGCTCGAATTCTTCCGTACGATTTTGCAGGAACAACTCAGCGTACGAAACTTCATCGATTCCGACTTTGTGGTGATCAACAAACGTTTGGCCCGACACTACGGGATCGACGGCGTAAACGGTGATGCGTTTCGTCGGGTCCCCCTGCCCGTCGATTCACCTCGCGGTGGCTTGCTGGCGATGGCGGGAGTTCATCAGGCCGGCTCGGATGGCAGACGCACCAAACCGATCGCTCGCGCTGTGTATGTTCGCGAAGTTCTTTTTAACGATCCGCCGGACCCGCCGCCTCCCAATGTGGGCGAGATCGAGCCGAACATTCGAGGGCAAAACCTGACGGTTCGCGAACGCCTGATACAACATCAACAGATCGATGCCTGCGCGATCTGCCACCGTTCACTCGATCCGTACGGATTGGCTTTGGAAAATTTCAATGTCATCGGTGCCTGGCGTGAGCTGCAAGACGGCGAAAACTTCCGCGGTGGCGACCGACCGGCGATCGATCCCAGCGGGCGGTTGCCAAACGGAGCCGAATTCGAAACCTTCGCCGAATTCCGGACACATTTACTCAAACAAGACGATCGGTTTCGACGAGCGCTGGCCGAGAAACTGCTGGTCTATGCTTTGGGTCGACCGATCGAACCGTCCGACGACGCAACGCTCTCCCAGGCCACCGACACGATGGCCCGCGGCGACGACACTTTACATACGCTGATCAAGTCCCTCGTTACCAGCAAGGTGTTCGCGACCAAATGA